CCGGGGGTCGAACCCGCCGTGCAACCGCGCCCACGCCGTGGCGTACTGATCCCAGTTCAGCTGTGTGCCCACCACGGATCAACCGTCATGCCGGGCATCAGGTGTCGCAGGCTCAACGTTCACACCCGCGCGCCGGCCTTCAGGTTCTGCCAGACCTCGCGGGTCGCGGTGGACCGGTTGAGGGTGATGAAGTGGATCCCCGGCACACCCTCGTCCAGCAGTCGGCGGCACATCTCACTGGCCTGCTCGATGCCGAGCAGGCGGACGGCCTCCGGGTCGTCGGCGACGCGTTCGAAGCGGGCCGCCAACGCCGGTGGGAACGGCGCACCGGACAGCTGCACGGACCGCTCGATGGTGCCGATCTGGGTCACCGGCATGACCCCGGCCAGGATCGGGGTGTCGCAGCCGGCGGCGGCCACCCGATCACGCAGCCGCAGGTAGTCGTCGGCGTCGAAGAACATCTGCGTGACCGCGAACTCGGCGCCGGCACGGCACTTGCGAACGAACTGCGCGGTGTCGCTGGCCACGTCGGGCGAGCGGGGGTGCTTGTACGGGAAGGCCGCCACGCCGACGCTGAAGTCGCCGG
The window above is part of the Micromonospora sp. LH3U1 genome. Proteins encoded here:
- the metF gene encoding methylenetetrahydrofolate reductase [NAD(P)H] yields the protein MALGLPSVLPNPQPAIGELIRERQPTFSFEFFPPKTEAGERLLWQAIRELESLRPSFVSITYGAGGSTRDTTVAVTERIATETTLLPMAHLTAVNHSVAELRHVVGRLAGVGVRNVLAVRGDPPGDPGGEWIRHPDGVDYAEDLVRLVRDAGDFSVGVAAFPYKHPRSPDVASDTAQFVRKCRAGAEFAVTQMFFDADDYLRLRDRVAAAGCDTPILAGVMPVTQIGTIERSVQLSGAPFPPALAARFERVADDPEAVRLLGIEQASEMCRRLLDEGVPGIHFITLNRSTATREVWQNLKAGARV